The following are encoded together in the Zingiber officinale cultivar Zhangliang chromosome 8A, Zo_v1.1, whole genome shotgun sequence genome:
- the LOC122010700 gene encoding glycerol-3-phosphate acyltransferase 1-like → MAFVTFCGLRTGDLRLIARTVLPKIFLENLHLHACEVLKGRRAVVLTALPRLMVEGFLKEYLEVGEVVGVELQVVKGCYFTGVISWPDKQRALRDMVKAGAAIVNLSNVHHHQLSAKEIYVVREEESRSESSKMPRNKYPKPLVFHDGRLAFLPTPCEMMAFFMWIPVAIPLAVFRIMMGIVFPYKISIFIAAVIGIRFRRAGDGKANGEKKGWCTCARTRRSPPMERPGSPTCCA, encoded by the exons ATGGCCTTCGTGACCTTCTGCGGGCTGAGGACGGGGGACCTGAGGCTGATCGCTAGGACTGTGCTACCGAAAATTTTCTTGGAGAACCTCCATCTGCATGCATGCGAGGTGCTGAAAGGGAGGCGAGCTGTTGTGCTCACCGCCTTGCCGAGGCTCATGGTGGAGGGATTCTTGAAGGAGTACTTAGAGGTGGGGGAGGTGGTGGGGGTGGAGCTGCAGGTGGTGAAGGGCTGCTACTTCACGGGGGTCATCTCTTGGCCTGACAAACAGAGAGCTCTCAGGGACATGGTCAAGGCCGGTGCGGCCATTGTGAACCTCTCCAATGTCCACCACCACCAACTCTCGGCCAAG gaAATTTATGTCGTGAGAGAGGAGGAATCAAGGAGTGAGAGCAGCAAAATGCCGAGAAACAAGTACCCGAAGCCACTTGTGTTCCATGACGGAAGACTGGCTTTTCTCCCGACGCCATGCGAGATGATGGCGTTCTTCATGTGGATACCCGTGGCAATCCCTTTGGCCGTGTTTAGGATCATGATGGGGATCGTTTTCCCTTATAAAATATCCATCTTCATCGCCGCCGTCATCGGAATCCGATTCCGGAGGGCCGGAGATGGGAAAGCGAACGGGGAGAAGAAGGGGTGGTGTACGTGTGCACGCACCAGACGCTCGCCGCCGATGGAGAGGCCGGGGTCGCCAACCTGCTGCGCCTGA
- the LOC122010701 gene encoding pyruvate dehydrogenase (acetyl-transferring) kinase, mitochondrial-like, giving the protein MVFELVKNSLRAVQECFMNSDKNAPPVRIIVADGIEDVTIKISDEGGGIPRSGLPKIFTYLYSTAKNPLEENDEGSSDGVIMAGYGYGLPISRLYARYFGGDLQIISMEGYGKSNSFFMQYLIPSSICPA; this is encoded by the exons ATGGTCTTTGAGTTGGTAAAAAACTCTCTGCGTGCGGTTCAAGAATGTTTTATGAATTCTGATAAGAATGCCCCTCCTGTTAGAATTATTGTCGCTGATGGGATTGAAGATGTTACAATAAAG ATATCAGATGAAGGGGGTGGCATACCAAGAAGTGGTCTTCCAAAGATTTTCACATATCTCTATAGCACTGCTAAAAATCCACTCGAGGAAAACGATGAAGGAAGCTCAGATGGAGTAATTATGGCTGGTTATGGTTATGGGCTTCCAATTAGTCGTCTCTATGCTCGCTATTTTGGTGGTGATTTACAAATTATCTCTATGGAAGGATATGGTAAATCCAATTCTTTCTTTATGCAATACTTAATCCCAAGTTCAATTTGTCCTGCTTGA